The Rhizobium favelukesii genome window below encodes:
- a CDS encoding DUF2130 domain-containing protein, producing MAASASPLLKANPVPSSSFLHDHDEVCPLCEQQIPHDQMDEIKERIETRQKKTAEELSARLQEQFSREKADAIDKANKEGAAKAVLAHEEGRKAAEAAAQEAIAATELASKEAQDLLLSRVTQAEAEKQNAEQMRVALEERLAQEQQERDAAIEAVRQEALAKQDSIRAEAKVAAEAAANERVESAEAARLKAEEAGKSLKAQLDTVTAETETKITALIESAAAREIEIRSEASEAAAVAAQSRLAELEEAKKNAEAKAATVEKQLADHQALLDQRLQEQREAFELAQTAAVNAEKALAFEEKLKLSAKVAELTRALDKKTNEELGEGAEVDLFEALKAEFEGDRIDRVNKGQPGADIIHVVIHNGKECGTIIYDSKNHGAWRNDFVTKLATDQMAAKAEHAILSTSKFPAGARQLHHQDGVLLANPARVVALVQLIRHHIVQTHILRMSSEEKTQKTAALYDFITSERCSDLIARIDTHTDDLLDIQVKEKKAHESVWKRQGELIRSVQKVKAELSNEIDMIIGTARVSEQDNE from the coding sequence ATGGCCGCGTCAGCATCACCCCTTCTAAAGGCGAATCCTGTTCCCTCGTCGTCGTTCCTGCACGATCACGACGAGGTTTGCCCGCTGTGTGAACAGCAGATCCCGCACGACCAGATGGATGAGATTAAGGAGCGGATCGAGACGCGACAGAAGAAAACTGCGGAGGAACTCTCGGCCCGCCTCCAGGAACAGTTTTCACGCGAGAAGGCCGACGCCATCGACAAGGCCAACAAGGAAGGCGCCGCCAAAGCCGTCCTCGCTCACGAAGAGGGCCGCAAGGCCGCCGAAGCCGCAGCCCAGGAGGCGATCGCGGCGACGGAACTCGCCAGCAAAGAGGCTCAGGATCTCCTGTTGAGCCGCGTGACGCAAGCGGAGGCCGAAAAGCAGAATGCAGAACAAATGAGGGTCGCTCTCGAGGAGCGGCTTGCCCAGGAGCAGCAGGAGCGCGACGCCGCTATCGAGGCGGTCCGGCAGGAGGCCCTTGCGAAGCAGGACAGTATTAGGGCCGAGGCCAAGGTCGCCGCCGAAGCGGCGGCCAATGAGCGGGTCGAGTCTGCAGAGGCCGCGAGACTGAAGGCTGAAGAGGCCGGGAAGAGCCTCAAGGCACAGCTCGACACTGTTACGGCTGAGACAGAAACGAAGATCACGGCACTGATCGAGTCCGCAGCGGCGCGCGAGATCGAAATCCGTTCGGAAGCTTCTGAGGCTGCCGCTGTGGCCGCCCAAAGCAGGCTCGCCGAGCTCGAAGAGGCGAAGAAAAACGCGGAAGCCAAAGCGGCTACGGTCGAGAAGCAACTCGCCGACCATCAGGCCCTGCTGGACCAGCGCCTCCAGGAGCAGCGCGAGGCGTTCGAGCTCGCTCAGACAGCGGCCGTCAATGCCGAAAAGGCTCTCGCGTTTGAGGAAAAGCTCAAGCTGTCCGCAAAGGTGGCGGAGCTGACCCGGGCTCTCGACAAAAAGACCAACGAGGAGCTTGGCGAGGGCGCCGAGGTCGATCTGTTCGAAGCGCTGAAGGCTGAGTTCGAGGGCGACAGGATCGACCGCGTCAACAAAGGCCAGCCCGGCGCCGACATTATCCATGTAGTGATCCACAACGGCAAAGAGTGCGGCACCATCATTTACGACTCGAAGAATCATGGCGCATGGCGTAACGACTTCGTCACCAAGCTCGCAACCGACCAAATGGCAGCCAAGGCGGAACATGCGATTCTATCTACGAGCAAGTTCCCGGCCGGCGCGCGGCAGCTGCACCATCAGGATGGCGTTCTGCTGGCCAATCCCGCTCGCGTTGTCGCTCTCGTTCAGCTGATCCGCCACCACATCGTGCAGACCCATATTCTGCGTATGAGCAGCGAGGAGAAGACCCAGAAGACGGCCGCGCTCTATGACTTCATTACCTCGGAGCGCTGCAGCGATCTGATTGCCCGGATCGACACTCACACGGACGACCTCCTCGACATCCAGGTTAAGGAAAAGAAGGCACACGAATCTGTCTGGAAGCGTCAGGGCGAACTCATTCGATCAGTGCAGAAAGTGAAGGCCGAGCTGAGCAACGAAATCGACATGATCATCGGCACGGCCCGGGTATCGGAGCAGGACAATGAATAA
- a CDS encoding acyl-homoserine-lactone synthase, which translates to MIRIFNRNSRKQYPQDIDAMFKLRKRVFHDLLKWDVSVRGDWEVDHYDDANPLYVLSYSDQTGRLRGSLRLLPTLGPNMLDDTFPILLGDNPEVRDASVWESSRFCIDPEISQDRGSNQVTIAAAELMCGVGELGLSSGLSHIVTVTDVFLERMFRRMGCPGERIGDPQRIGSLYAVAVAWEVTTELLETMKAVAQIGGPVLERPMSLKTARAA; encoded by the coding sequence ATGATCAGGATTTTCAACCGCAACAGCCGCAAACAGTATCCCCAGGATATCGACGCCATGTTCAAGCTGCGAAAGCGCGTCTTCCACGATCTGCTGAAATGGGATGTGTCGGTACGCGGCGATTGGGAAGTCGACCACTACGACGACGCCAACCCGCTTTATGTGCTTTCCTACTCTGACCAGACCGGACGGCTGCGCGGCTCTCTGCGCCTGCTTCCGACGCTTGGGCCCAATATGCTCGACGATACCTTCCCCATTCTGCTCGGGGATAATCCGGAGGTTCGCGATGCCTCGGTGTGGGAGTCGAGCCGTTTCTGCATCGATCCGGAGATTTCACAGGATCGCGGCTCAAATCAGGTGACGATCGCCGCGGCGGAACTGATGTGCGGCGTCGGTGAACTCGGACTGTCCTCCGGCCTCAGCCACATCGTCACCGTGACGGATGTCTTCCTCGAGCGGATGTTCCGCCGCATGGGTTGCCCCGGCGAGCGCATCGGCGACCCGCAGCGCATCGGCTCGCTCTATGCGGTCGCCGTCGCCTGGGAAGTGACGACCGAACTGCTGGAGACGATGAAAGCCGTCGCGCAAATCGGTGGACCGGTTCTGGAAAGGCCGATGTCGCTCAAAACCGCCCGCGCCGCCTGA
- a CDS encoding IS630 family transposase (programmed frameshift), with product MGSAIALRDDFDGPALRQFAKGTKDAAQARRLLALAEIYDGGSRTDAARIGGVTLQIVRDWVVRFNEHGSAGLLNGKAPGNRPKLNDDQRQALAKIVERGPIPAIHGVVRWRRKDLVQWIFQEFRISMDETTVGRELKALGFAKLSARPRHYAQNEPEVDAFKKKFPAALAAIRSSLPKNTEIELWWADEARIGQKNKITRRWARRGTRPSAPLDQRTMWAYIFGAICPKKGKGAGLVLPYCDTDAMNQHLLEISQAVDDGAHAVLILDQAGWHVTPKLSVPDNITLLFLPPRSPELNPVENVWQFMRDNWLSNRIFTDYEDIVAHCCAAWNKLVAQPWKIMSIGLREWAHRF from the exons ATGGGTTCGGCGATTGCATTGCGCGATGATTTTGATGGTCCTGCTCTGCGGCAGTTCGCGAAAGGGACCAAGGATGCCGCTCAAGCGCGGCGGCTTCTGGCGTTGGCGGAAATTTATGACGGCGGCTCGCGTACAGATGCGGCCCGGATCGGGGGCGTGACCTTGCAGATTGTTCGCGACTGGGTCGTTCGTTTCAATGAGCACGGGTCGGCCGGGCTCCTCAACGGCAAGGCTCCCGGCAATCGGCCCAAGCTGAATGATGATCAGCGCCAGGCCTTGGCCAAGATTGTAGAGCGTGGTCCGATCCCGGCTATCCACGGTGTCGTTCGGTGGCGGCGCAAGGATCTGGTCCAATGGATCTTCCAGGAATTCCGGATCTCGATGGACGAGACCACGGTTGGTCGCGAATTGAAGGCTCTCGGCTTTGCCAAGCTGTCTGCCCGGCCGCGCCACTACGCCCAGAATGAACCCGAAGTGGACGCTTTTAAAAAGA AGTTCCCTGCCGCATTGGCAGCCATCAGAAGCAGCCTCCCGAAGAATACCGAGATCGAACTCTGGTGGGCCGACGAGGCGCGCATAGGTCAGAAAAACAAGATCACCCGCCGATGGGCTCGCCGTGGCACCCGACCTTCAGCGCCGCTGGATCAACGGACGATGTGGGCGTACATCTTCGGTGCCATCTGCCCCAAGAAAGGTAAGGGCGCGGGCCTCGTATTGCCCTATTGCGATACCGACGCCATGAATCAACATCTGCTGGAAATCAGCCAGGCAGTCGATGACGGCGCTCACGCGGTCCTCATCCTCGATCAAGCCGGATGGCACGTCACGCCGAAGCTCAGCGTCCCTGACAACATCACATTGCTGTTCTTGCCGCCGCGTTCGCCTGAATTGAACCCTGTCGAAAACGTCTGGCAGTTTATGAGGGACAACTGGCTGTCGAACCGCATCTTCACAGACTACGAGGACATCGTCGCTCACTGCTGTGCCGCCTGGAACAAACTCGTCGCGCAACCCTGGAAGATAATGTCCATTGGACTGCGCGAGTGGGCGCATCGGTTTTGA
- a CDS encoding IS91 family transposase, with amino-acid sequence MRPAFEVADIFRRHGGCYRRENAGHLSRGERRVMGAIEACRTPRLGGHVDACDECGTTRISYNSCRNRHCPKCQGIARRGWVAARICDLLPVQYFHVVFTLPPGIAEIAFHNKAVVYALLMRIAAQTLQTVAADPKRLGAEIGIIAVLHTWGQAMTHHPHVHCVIPGGGLSPDKSKWIASRPGFFLPVRVLSRVFRRLFLTALADAFAQRKLRFSNALARLADPTAFTSHLAHARRSEWVVYAKPPFGGPDQVLAYLGRYTHRVAIANSRIVGADDEHVDFRWKDYRRQGHDREKIMRLDPLEFIRRFLLHVLPDGFHRMRHFGFLANSHRRQRIALCRDLLGQRSTSAEQPHCLNPNQGYPFTCPECDRPMRRMKANIRPAQARSSSFRCDTS; translated from the coding sequence TTGCGCCCCGCTTTCGAAGTTGCCGACATCTTTCGGCGACACGGTGGCTGCTACAGGCGAGAGAACGCCGGTCATCTTAGTCGTGGCGAACGACGTGTCATGGGCGCGATCGAAGCTTGCCGCACACCCAGGCTCGGCGGCCATGTCGATGCCTGCGATGAGTGTGGCACGACTCGCATCTCCTATAATTCCTGCCGCAATCGTCACTGCCCGAAGTGCCAGGGCATAGCTCGCAGGGGATGGGTCGCGGCCCGCATCTGCGATCTCTTGCCGGTCCAGTACTTCCATGTGGTCTTCACACTACCGCCTGGCATCGCCGAGATAGCCTTCCACAACAAGGCGGTCGTCTACGCACTGCTGATGCGGATCGCAGCCCAGACGCTGCAGACGGTCGCCGCCGACCCTAAACGGCTGGGTGCCGAGATCGGTATCATCGCCGTGCTTCACACCTGGGGCCAGGCGATGACCCACCATCCCCACGTCCACTGCGTCATACCAGGCGGCGGTCTCTCACCGGATAAGTCAAAGTGGATCGCATCCCGGCCGGGCTTTTTCTTGCCCGTCCGAGTTCTATCGCGTGTCTTCCGGCGGCTCTTTCTGACGGCCCTTGCTGACGCCTTCGCTCAGCGTAAACTTCGCTTCTCCAACGCGCTTGCACGCCTTGCCGACCCCACCGCTTTCACCAGCCATCTCGCGCACGCCCGTCGCAGTGAATGGGTCGTCTACGCCAAGCCGCCGTTTGGCGGACCGGACCAAGTGCTCGCCTATCTCGGCAGATACACCCATCGTGTGGCCATCGCCAACAGTCGTATCGTCGGTGCCGATGACGAGCATGTCGACTTCCGGTGGAAGGACTATCGACGCCAAGGACATGATCGCGAGAAGATCATGCGCCTTGACCCGCTCGAGTTTATCCGGCGCTTCCTTCTCCACGTACTACCCGACGGCTTTCACCGTATGCGTCACTTCGGCTTTCTCGCCAATAGCCATCGCCGGCAACGCATCGCCCTCTGTCGGGACCTGCTGGGCCAGCGGTCGACGTCGGCCGAGCAACCGCATTGCCTCAACCCAAATCAAGGCTACCCCTTCACATGCCCCGAATGTGACCGGCCGATGCGTCGGATGAAGGCCAACATCCGACCCGCTCAAGCACGGTCATCTTCATTCCGATGTGACACATCATGA
- a CDS encoding tyrosine-type recombinase/integrase, translating into MAEISPLRRRMIEDMTVRNLSPATQRSYINAVQKFSRHFGHSPDRLDLEDVRAFQVYLVSGGISWAALNQIVCALRFFYGVTLGQNEIPERIPYARAPRKLPIVLSTDEVVQFLEAVSSLKARVALTCAYGAGLRVSEVCGLSIGDIDSSRMVIHIRHGKGGKARYVMLSPELLGILRSYWRLTRPKTLLFPGRNPDKPIEPTVLHAACRSAVAATGLAKRVTIHTLRHSFATHLLENGTDIRIIQVLLGHAHLSSTAHYTRVSTDTIRSTASPLDRLRLEVTPPVS; encoded by the coding sequence ATGGCCGAGATAAGCCCTCTTCGCCGCCGGATGATCGAGGACATGACGGTCCGCAATCTGTCTCCGGCCACCCAACGATCCTATATCAATGCCGTCCAGAAGTTCAGCCGCCATTTCGGCCACTCGCCGGATCGGCTTGATCTTGAAGATGTCCGCGCGTTCCAAGTCTACCTTGTCTCAGGTGGAATATCCTGGGCGGCATTGAACCAGATCGTCTGCGCGCTGCGGTTTTTTTATGGGGTCACGCTCGGTCAGAATGAGATCCCGGAGCGCATCCCCTATGCCCGCGCACCGCGGAAGCTACCTATCGTTCTGTCGACGGACGAGGTAGTCCAATTCCTGGAAGCTGTCTCCAGCCTGAAGGCGCGTGTGGCACTAACCTGCGCCTATGGAGCCGGTCTCAGGGTCTCGGAAGTCTGCGGACTAAGCATCGGTGATATCGACAGCTCGCGCATGGTGATTCATATCCGCCATGGCAAGGGCGGCAAAGCCCGCTACGTCATGCTGTCGCCGGAACTGCTCGGCATCCTACGCAGCTATTGGCGCTTGACGAGGCCCAAGACGCTGCTCTTTCCCGGACGCAATCCTGACAAGCCGATCGAGCCGACGGTGTTGCATGCCGCTTGTCGTTCGGCGGTTGCAGCAACGGGACTGGCCAAGCGGGTCACCATCCATACATTGCGGCACAGTTTTGCCACCCACTTGCTGGAGAACGGCACCGATATTCGTATTATCCAAGTACTGCTCGGTCATGCACACCTGTCGAGCACGGCACATTACACGCGGGTTTCCACCGACACGATCCGCTCCACGGCAAGCCCGCTCGACCGATTGCGACTGGAGGTGACGCCGCCGGTATCATAA
- a CDS encoding recombinase family protein codes for MARIGYARTSTTDQNLAAQIAALRNAGCEVIREEQKSGASLEGRPQLMTILDFIHAGESLIITRIDRLARSLRDLQVVVDRLKAKGAHLVATEQPVDTSTAAGKAFFDMLGVFAEFETNLRRERQVEGIAAARKRGIYKGRPPKIDRAEILLRLQQGQGPSKIARDLGISRGTVYQVRKGTSE; via the coding sequence ATGGCTCGTATCGGATATGCCCGTACATCCACAACAGACCAGAACCTTGCCGCGCAAATCGCGGCGCTCAGGAACGCCGGCTGCGAGGTCATCCGCGAGGAGCAGAAAAGTGGTGCCTCGCTCGAAGGCCGGCCGCAGCTGATGACCATTCTTGACTTCATCCATGCCGGCGAAAGCCTTATCATCACCCGCATCGACCGGCTGGCCAGATCGTTGCGAGATCTTCAGGTGGTAGTCGACCGCCTCAAGGCCAAGGGCGCGCATCTGGTAGCCACTGAGCAGCCCGTCGATACCTCCACAGCTGCCGGGAAGGCGTTCTTCGACATGCTCGGCGTCTTCGCGGAATTCGAAACTAACCTGCGGCGCGAGCGGCAGGTTGAGGGTATCGCCGCTGCCAGGAAACGTGGCATCTACAAAGGCCGCCCACCGAAGATTGACCGCGCAGAAATCCTGCTTCGGCTGCAACAGGGCCAGGGCCCCAGCAAGATCGCCCGCGATCTCGGCATATCGCGCGGCACGGTCTATCAGGTGCGTAAAGGTACTTCCGAATGA
- a CDS encoding IS701 family transposase, giving the protein MSEQHDCSREPGDAVPHILRKWLSPFRFWFTAPSWEHLLVLVMGALLSPGKRTVTACLRITGRAEVSNFAAYHQLLNRARWNPRTLAARLLSIIVARLVPEGPVVIGMDDTIERRWGQRIAARGIYRDPVRSSHGHFVKASGLRWLSFMVLSPVPWAKCIKALPVLTILCPSERHDQKKGRKHKLLTDWARQGVLQLCRWLPGREIIFVGDSSFAVHTLAAALPDTATLITRLRLDASLFAPPDQRHEHTLGRPAQKGRPLPKLKTLLKDAKTEWQRIVASSWYGKQTDKTLDVTSGTGLWYRRGTPPRPIRWVLVRDPSGRREPQAFMSTNVNLEPAQIIAYFVRRWQIEVTFAETRAHLGVETQRQWNDKAIMRTTPSLLALYSLVTLWACDLLGHGVLPYAAAWYKKTEFTFSDAIGAVRMILWDQDIYRQHPPDPDIPETQPSRLKRMTQALCFAA; this is encoded by the coding sequence ATGAGCGAACAACATGATTGTAGCCGTGAGCCGGGAGACGCGGTCCCCCACATCCTTCGCAAATGGCTGTCGCCGTTTCGTTTCTGGTTTACCGCGCCAAGCTGGGAGCATCTGCTGGTCCTGGTGATGGGTGCGCTCCTTTCGCCTGGCAAGCGAACGGTGACGGCCTGCCTGCGCATCACCGGACGCGCGGAGGTAAGTAATTTTGCCGCCTATCATCAACTCCTCAACCGAGCCCGCTGGAACCCTCGCACGTTGGCGGCCCGTCTGCTGTCCATCATTGTTGCCCGGCTCGTGCCCGAGGGCCCTGTCGTGATTGGCATGGATGATACAATCGAACGGCGTTGGGGCCAACGCATCGCCGCGCGTGGAATTTATCGTGACCCGGTGCGCTCCAGCCATGGCCACTTTGTCAAGGCCAGCGGCTTGAGATGGTTGAGCTTCATGGTTCTTTCACCTGTCCCATGGGCAAAATGTATTAAAGCCCTGCCGGTGCTGACGATCCTGTGTCCCTCTGAGCGCCATGATCAGAAGAAGGGCCGAAAGCACAAGCTGCTGACTGATTGGGCAAGGCAAGGCGTCTTGCAGCTTTGCCGCTGGCTGCCGGGCCGCGAAATCATCTTTGTCGGCGATAGCAGCTTTGCCGTTCATACACTGGCTGCGGCTCTTCCCGACACGGCCACTCTCATCACGCGGTTGCGTCTGGATGCCAGTCTCTTTGCTCCACCAGATCAACGGCACGAACATACGCTCGGGCGACCGGCGCAAAAAGGCAGGCCATTGCCGAAACTGAAAACGCTCCTCAAAGACGCAAAGACCGAGTGGCAGCGCATCGTCGCATCGTCCTGGTACGGCAAGCAAACCGACAAAACCCTTGATGTCACATCAGGAACCGGCCTCTGGTATCGGCGTGGAACGCCCCCAAGACCAATTCGCTGGGTTCTCGTTCGCGATCCATCAGGCCGTCGTGAACCCCAGGCGTTCATGAGCACCAACGTCAACCTTGAGCCCGCTCAGATCATTGCCTATTTCGTTCGGCGCTGGCAGATCGAGGTCACCTTCGCCGAAACGCGAGCGCATCTTGGCGTGGAAACCCAACGGCAGTGGAACGACAAAGCCATCATGCGCACGACCCCGTCGCTGCTGGCGCTCTACAGCCTCGTCACACTCTGGGCATGCGATCTGCTCGGTCATGGCGTCCTTCCCTATGCCGCCGCCTGGTACAAGAAAACAGAGTTCACCTTCTCCGATGCCATCGGTGCGGTTCGCATGATCCTGTGGGATCAGGATATTTATCGACAGCACCCGCCAGACCCGGACATTCCTGAAACTCAACCAAGCCGCCTCAAGCGGATGACACAAGCACTTTGCTTCGCTGCATAA